A window from Scheffersomyces stipitis CBS 6054 chromosome 7, complete sequence encodes these proteins:
- a CDS encoding predicted protein (go_component intracellular) → MSDSTPITLPQSVPFPVTITSIDCSVGQTVAKHKPIFKYKYWEYQDDPNSQEAVPPKIRVERIGTFESPIEGEVQQINIAVLDEVAHSGIELCSIREPCSHTVQYGGLCALCGKAVEDEKDYSGYTFEDRATISMSHDNTGLKISLDEAAKIEQSTTDRLNEEKKLILVVDLDQTVIHATVDPTVGEWQSDPSNPNYPAIKDVKTFCLEEEAIVPPGWTGPRLAPTKCWYYVKVRPGLSDFLEEIVNLYEMHIYTMATRNYALAIAKIIDPTGKYFGDRILSRDESGSLTHKNLKRLFPVDQSMVVIIDDRGDIWQWESNLIKVVPYDFFVGIGDINSSFLPKKNGQLTGPTKKRKSIAKLEAQATAELQVEEEPSFDDDEDKAAADLDADSASPVDRILELGGGEGNTDLLIEQSITRNQSIEQQQSERPLAKLQHDLEKMHHHEQDGHSRSNSPDGTSADEEEDDDDDEDDNLLYDDDNELTALNKVLINIHNQYYKILGENILKNSSLKPDLTKIIPYMKSQTLEGITVLFSGIIPLGINFENADIVIWCKQFGVKVVNEVYPEVTHVVCRDPSNGQGPTFKARVARKILPDAHIVNPDWLFACLSAWNKVDEADYLIPLGDEKLWVVRSKDIEKYQKALENQKQKEADRSIQRPRFGSIDSIEEYDLEQANQEVDEFLAGISDDDEDDEDDLEATLVDEIRNGGNYKNVNEEDEYDEELENGKSADSFIKELYSTKKRKHEQEEEDESENEVVEEPESNGQKPSKDEDLDELEQELLDGFDDLEED, encoded by the exons ATGTCAGACCTGACACCGATAACGTTGCCCCAGTCGGTGCCTTTTCCTGTGACCATCACTTCCATCGACTGTTCTGTTGGCCAAACGGTTGCAAAGCACAAGCCCATtttcaagtacaagtaCTGGGAATATCAGGATGATCCCAATTCCCAGGAAGCTGTCCCTCCCAAAATCAGAGTTGAACGTATTGGAACATTCGAAAGCCCTATTGAAGGTGAAGTGCAGCAAATAAACATTGCTGTTCTCGACGAAGTAGCCCATTCCGGTATTGAACTCTGTCTGATTAGAGAACCATGTAGTCATACTGTCCAATACGGAGGTCTTTGTGCACTTTGCGGTAaagctgttgaagatgagaAAGACTACTCAGGCTATACTTTCGAAGATCGAGCCACTATTTCCATGTCACATGATAACACTGGACTCAAGATCTCGCTCGATGAAGCTGCTAAAATCGAGCAGTCAACTACCGACAGACTCaatgaagagaaaaagCTCATTCTCGTAGTAGACTTGGATCAAACAGTCATCCACGCCACTGTGGACCCCACTGTAGGCGAATGGCAACTGGATCCATCCAATCCCAATTATCCTGCCATTAAGGATGTCAAGACATTctgtcttgaagaagaagccattgTTCCTCCAGGATGGACGGGACCTCGCTTGGCTCCTACCAAATGCTGGTACTACGTTAAAGTGAGACCAGGGCTTTCGGACTTTTTGGAAGAGATTGTTAACCTCTACGAAATGCATATCTACACAATGGCAACTAGGAACTACGCCCTTGCCATAGCCAAAATAATCGATCCCACTGGAAAATACTTCGGTGACAGGATATTAAGTCGTGACGAGAGTGGCTCTTTGACGcacaagaacttgaagcGTCTTTTCCCAGTAGACCAGTCCATGGTAGTAATCATTGACGATAGAGGTGATATTTGGCAGTGGGAGAGCAACCTTATCAAGGTAGTACCGTATGACTTCTTTGTAGGCATTGGAGATATCAATTCCAGTTTCTTGCCTAAGAAGAATGGGCAATTGACAGGTCCtaccaagaagagaaagtcCATTGCCAAATTGGAAGCTCAGGCCACAGCTGAGCTtcaagtagaagaagaaccttcgtttgatgatgatgaagacaaagCCGCTGCTGATTTAGATGCTGACTCAGCATCACCAGTGGATAGAATTCTCGAACTTGGTGGAGGCGAAGGTAACACCGATCTCTTGATAGAACAGTCAATCACCAGAAACCAATCTATAGAGCAACAGCAGTCCGAAAGACCGCTTGCTAAATTGCAACATGATTTAGAGAAAATGCATCACCATGAGCAGGATGGACATTCGAGGTCCAATTCTCCTGACGGAACATCGGCtgatgaggaagaagatgacgacgatgatgaagatgataaTTTGCTTTACGACGACGATAACGAATTGACTGCATTAAACAAAGTGTTGATCAACATTCACAACCAATACTATAAGATCTTGGGTGAAAACATCCTTAAGAACTCTTCATTGAAGCCAGACTTGACCAAGATCATTCCATACATGAAGAGTCAAACTCTTGAAGGAATTACTGTGTTGTTCTCAGGAATAATTCCCTTGGGAATTAACTTTGAAAATGCTGACATCGTCATCTGGTGCAAGCAATTTGGCGTCAAGGTAGTAAATGAAGTGTACCCAGAAGTGACCCATGTAGTTTGTAGGGATCCTAGCAACGGTCAGGGACCTACATTTAAGGCACGAGTTGCCAGAAAGATACTACCTGATGCTCATATCGTCAACCCTGATTGGTTGTTTGCGTGTCTTAGTGCATGGAACAAAGTTGACGAAGCTGACTACTTGATCCCGCTTGGGGACGAGAAGTTATGGGTTGTTAGAAGTaaagatattgaaaagtACCAAAAGGCACTTGAGaatcagaaacagaaagaagcCGACCGCTCAATTCAAAGGCCTCGTTTTGGATCCATAGATTCAATCGAGGAGTACGATCTCGAGCAGGCTAATCAAGAGGTTGATGAATTCTTGGCAGGCATCAgcgacgatgacgaagatgacgaagatgacttGGAAGCCACATTGGTGGACGAGATTAGAAATGGGGGAAATTATAAGAAtgtcaatgaagaagatgaataCGACGAGGAACTTGAAAACGGCAAGTCCGCTGATTCCTTCATTAAAGAACTCTACAGcaccaagaagagaaaacaCGAAcaagaggaagaagacgagaGTGAGAATGAGGTTGTGGAGGAGCCAGAGTCAAATGGCCAG AAACCTTCGAAGGATGAGGACCTTGATGAGCTTGAACAGGAATTGCTTGATGGGTTTGACGATTTGGAGGAGGACTAG
- the TPI1 gene encoding Triosephosphate isomerase (TIM) (Triose-phosphate isomerase) (go_function triose-phosphate isomerase activity~go_process metabolism) → MARQFFVGGNFKMNGTKDSVTKIIDNLNSAELPTSVEVVIAPPAPYLALAVAENKQPTIAVSSQNVFDKASGAYTGEISPAQVLDLGAKWTLTGHSERRTIIKESDEFIADKTKFALESGLSVILCIGETLEERKAGITLDVCARQLDAVSKIVSDWSNIVVAYEPVWAIGTGLAATPQDAQDTHKGIRDHLVKTIGAEQAAAVRILYGGSVNGKNAPEFKDKADVDGFLVGGASLKPEFVDIIKSRL, encoded by the coding sequence atgGCTCGTCAATTCTTCGTTGGTGGtaacttcaagatgaacGGTACCAAGGACTCGGTCACCAAGATCatcgacaacttgaactccGCTGAATTGCCTACTTCCGTCGAAGTGGTCATCGCTCCTCCTGCCCCATACTTGGCTTTGGCTGTTGCTGAAAACAAGCAGCCCACCATTGCTGTCTCTTCCCAGAACGTCTTTGACAAGGCTTCAGGTGCCTACACCGGAGAAATCTCGCCAGCCCAGGTTTTGGACTTGGGTGCCAAATGGACTTTGACCGGCCACTCcgaaagaagaactatCATCAAGGAGTCTGACGAATTCATCGCCGACAAGACCAAGTTCGCCTTGGAATCAGGCTTGTCAGTTATCTTGTGTATCGGTGAAACCTTGGAAGAGCGTAAGGCTGGTATCACCTTGGACGTTTGTGCTAGACAATTGGACGCTGTTTCCAAGATCGTTTCCGACTGGTCCAACATCGTCGTTGCCTACGAACCAGTGTGGGCTATCGGTACCGGTTTGGCTGCTACTCCTCAAGATGCCCAAGACACCCACAAGGGTATCAGAGACCACTTGGTCAAGACCATCGGTGCCGAACAAGCAGCTGCTGTGAGAATCTTGTACGGAGGCTCTGTTAACGGCAAGAACGCTCCAGAGTTCAAGGACAAAGCCGATGTCGATGGGTTCTTAGTCGGTGGTGCTTCGTTGAAGCCAGAGTTTGttgacatcatcaagtCCAGATTGTAG
- a CDS encoding predicted protein, which yields MSNISIALSLADSHCHIGIDCTDSDIDALADQFNNGLVDKDDFFHIMTTYHLDVGFVDRLLSQLKSSVVVAYFGVHPWYSHLFSTEDHGDVDLLQLKKLHYNKVLVPAPSEDLLSVLPVPISLEEHMTKLERLIEIHGHKFKCGIGEIGLDKLFRVPSNGYFGSQLAQNNGATKLSSCKVSMEHQTAVFDRQLQLANKLKKHISVHCVKAHGLLYDIIPRYTSISSVILHSYSGSSDQAKRWITTYKGKKSKLFFSFSNWINGTDNKRCLLEDIIGYAEDNQILVETDVSVDDYLVRGKHEDYFLHLEGIFEKVGTILGRDQDEMVELLRRNMCRSIE from the coding sequence ATGTCTAACATTTCCATAGCTTTGTCTCTAGCAGACAGCCATTGCCATATTGGAATAGATTGCACTGATTCCGATATCGATGCTTTGGCAGACCAATTCAATAATGGACTTGTAGACAAAGACGATTTCTTCCATATCATGACAACCTACCATCTTGATGTAGGTTTTGTTGATCGACTTCTTTCACAACTAAAAAGTTCAGTAGTGGTTGCCTACTTTGGAGTCCATCCTTGGTACAGTCACTTGTTTTCCACAGAAGATCATGGAGATGTTGACTTGttacaattgaaaaaattaCATTACAATAAAGTCCTTGTACCAGCACCTAGCGAAGACTTGTTGCTGGTATTACCAGTGCCGATACTGCTAGAAGAACATATGACTAAGCTAGAGAGATTGATAGAGATACACGGCCATAAGTTCAAATGTGGAATTGGGGAGATTGGCTTAGATAAGCTATTCAGAGTGCCGTCTAACGGCTACTTTGGCAGCCAGTTGGCACAAAACAACGGAGCTACCAAATTGTCATCTTGTAAGGTATCTATGGAACACCAGACAGCAGTTTTTGACagacaattgcaattggcaAACAAGTTAAAAAAACATATCTCAGTACATTGCGTAAAAGCTCACGGACTATTGTATGATATTATACCAAGATATACAAGCATCTCATCTGTAATTCTTCACTCATACAGTGGGTCTTCTGATCAGGCCAAGAGGTGGATAACTACTTATAAGGGTAAGAAATCAAAGttattcttttcattctctAATTGGATCAATGGAACAGACAATAAAAGATGCCTATTAGAAGACATAATTGGTTATGCGGAAGACAACCAGATTCTCGTTGAGACAGATGTTTCTGTAGATGATTATCTTGTGAGAGGAAAGCATGAAGATTACTTTCTCCATTTAGAAGGAATATTTGAAAAGGTTGGAACCATTTTGGGCCGAGACCAAGATGAGATGGtggagttgttgagaaGAAATATGTGCCGATCTATAGAGTAG